A DNA window from Solanum lycopersicum chromosome 3, SLM_r2.1 contains the following coding sequences:
- the LOC101248082 gene encoding protein PHOTOPERIOD-INDEPENDENT EARLY FLOWERING 1: MASKVYKCKPDHETRVRRQKGLEAPKEPQRPKTHWDHVLEEMVWLSKDFESERKWKLTLAKKVAIRASKGMLDQATRGEKRVKEEEQRLRKVALNISKDIKKFWLKIEKLVLYKHQLEVDEKKKKTLDKQLEFLLGQTERYSTMLAENLVSSQSTCKRTNSLPAPEAFRIQCKDGSEGDVTNRDCVGENLQPLSTGSDIDDDFGVQSEDEMEDDEHTIEEDEAVITKEEREEELAALQNEVDLPLEELLKRYAIGEASRDCSPEKSAADVIVSSGKGRDKCRDVDVATETDKDSSPAISGRRSVESNGVLSVPNNYCSDLGKEKLRSSRKKYQEFGQINLLDDFNDEQDDDDYVVAVGEDKGYNMDDETTLLEEEELANAEANDAADEIALLQKESELPLDELLARYKEDFDTDEYVDDDSESYASASDELLDSPAHNESEPVRVNDVPCDVLPTTVAEDGENEVESVDKTGEEKQSEDIIADAAAAARSAQPTGSTFSTTKVRTKFPFLLKFPLREYQHIGLDWLVTMYEKKLNGILADEMGLGKTIMTIALLAHLACEKGIWGPHLIVVPTSVMLNWETEFLRWCPAFKILTYFGSAKERKIKRQGWLKPNSFHVCITTYRLVIQDSKVFKRKKWKYLILDEAHLIKNWKSQRWQTLLNFNSKRRILLTGTPLQNDLMELWSLMHFLMPHIFQSHQEFKDWFCNPISGMVEGQEKVNKEVVDRLHNVLRPFILRRLKRDVEKQLPSKHEHVIYCKLSRRQRNLYEDFIASSETQATLASSNFFGMISVIMQLRKVCNHPDLFEGRPIVSSFDMSGIDMHLSSSICSMLSPGIFSTINLGALGLLFTHLDFSMTSWESNDVQSMATPSSLIEGRVSLIHDEETSLGLKRNKKFHGTNIFEEIQKALAEERLREAKERAAAIARWNSIKCKQKPVYSTSLREIVTVKNPVHGIYCQKSNPMSFLYSARLAESILTPVERFQQMVDQVETFMFAIPAARSPAPACWCSKPGTAIFFSPTFKETCSEVLSPLLTPFRPAIVRRQVYFPDRRLIQFDCGKLQELAGLLRRLKSEGHRALIFTQMTKMLDVLEAFINLYGYTYMRLDGSTPPEERQTLMQRFNTNPKIFLFILSTRSGGVGINLVGADTVIFYDSDWNPAMDQQAQDRCHRIGQTREVHIYRLISESTIEENILKKANQKRALDDLVIQSGSYNTEFFKKLDPMELFSGHRTVSLKNIEVVKNSNVTEVQLSNADVEAALQNVEDEADYMALKKVEEEEAVDDQEFTEEAIVRLEDDELGNDDETKADEHADHEVPVTTLSKELVATSNVSNPLKEQAITFASKEDDIDMLADVKQMAAAAAAAGQAILSFESQLRPIDRYAVRFLELWDPIIDKTAIESQGHFEETEWELDRIEKLKEDMEAEIDDDEEPLVYESWDTDYATEAYRQQVETLAKHQLKEELEAEAKEKELAEYENSMGHTSSVPKTKSKKKAKKTKFKSLKKGGLASERQSLKEESSIELMPIDDDNLSSEPVTTPDSAQEKKRKLPRYDEDVKGAKKSKKMKKSSEVSSLVIHSTYLGKRQVESKELKQYDVGTMNIELKPISRSKMGGKVLVSPIPVKRVFSIKSERPIRKGKTWSKDYFPSADSWLQQEDAVLCASVHEYGPHWSLVSDILYGMTAGGAYRGRYRHPLHCCERFRELVQRYVLSAADNVNDRSNNTGSVKGLLKVTEENVRLVLDIASEIPDHEPLVQIHFFALLSSVWKVQKNLKKTFSSSQNGFFHSGSLFSPIMNRVSTNHSMGPPIRRFSNSSLCTKLVAIALSDQQSAQSDERVRICDQREEVSFPSEHLDITLEFGAEKDDKTIPLLHPVTVKILGPESSLFPRMTTAEHHHFKSSQIMAENRFWAASSSEVCLDWASLAFPIRDAKSRTPLKSQFLGKHKPSDSVKVSKSKSRKILMESSDVGHTKDQLFPPMPSVSDDSCPTADVGFSFLTESGNDFEDRTLLDLNPIFNAGSEDVLRHDYVPEFISGLDDWSVFPEFTDIG, encoded by the exons ATGGCTTCTAAAGTGTACAAGTGTAAGCCGGACCATGAAACACGCGTACGACGCCAAAAG GGTCTTGAAGCACCTAAAGAACCTCAACGACCTAAAACACACTGGGATCATGTTCTTGAGGAGATGGTCTGGTTGTCGAAG GACTTTGAATCAGAGAGGAAGTGGAAGTTGACTCTAGCAAAGAAGGTTGCTATTCGAGCTAGCAAGGGAATGCTTGATCAGGCGACACGGGGAGAAAAGCGTGTTAAG GAAGAAGAGCAACGTCTGCGTAAAGTTGCACTCAATATTTCAAAGGACATCAAaaaattttggttgaaaataGAGAAGCTG GTTCTTTACAAGCATCAGTTGGAGGTAgatgagaagaagaagaaaacactTGATAAGCAGCTAGAGTTTCTTCTTGGACAAACAGAAAG GTACTCAACAATGCTTGCAGAGAATCTTGTAAGTTCACAAAGTACTTGCAAACGAACCAATTCTTTGCCTGCACCAGAAGCATTTAGAATTCAGTGTAAAGACGGGAGTGAAGGGGATGTAACAAATCGAGACTGTGTTGGAGAAAATCTTC AACCTCTTTCAACTGGTAGTGATATTGATGACGACTTCGGCGTGCAATCTGAAGACGAAATG GAAGATGACGAGCATACTattgaagaagatgaggctGTTATAACTAAAGAAGAAAGGGAAGAAGAGTTGGCTGCTTTACAAAATGAAGTGGATCTACCTCTTGAAGAGCTCCTTAAGCGCTATGCAATTGGGGAAG CTAGCAGAGACTGTAGCCCCGAGAAGAGTGCTGCAGATGTTATAGTCAGTTCTGGCAAGGGCAGGGATAAAT GTAGAGATGTTGATGTTGCTACTGAAACCGACAAAGACAGCTCACCTGCAATTTCTGGTCGTCGTTCT GTTGAAAGTAATGGGGTCTTATCAGTTCCAAATAATTATTGTTCTGACCTAGGGAAAGAGAAGCTAAGAAGTTCTCGAAAGAAGTATCAGGAGTTCGGCCAAATTAATTTGTTGGATGACTTTAATGATGAACAG gatgatgatgattatgtcGTTGCTGTTGGTGAAGATAAAGGATACAATATG GATGATGAAACAACTTTGCTAGAGGAGGAGGAGTTGGCAAATGCAGAGGCAAATGACGCTGCTGATGAG ATTGCACTGCTGCAAAAGGAGAGCGAACTTCCTTTAGATGAGCTCCTTGCTAGGTATAAAGAG GATTTTGATACTGATGAATATGTTGACGATGATTCTGAATCATATGCGTCTGCTTCTGATGAACTCCTGGATTCTCCAGCACACAATGAATCTGAACCTGTTCGAGTAAACGATGTACCATGCGATGTACTGCCCACTACAGTCGCTGAGGATGGAGAAAACGAAGTTGAAAGTGTGGATAAAACAGGGGAAGAAAAGCAGAGTGAGGATATAATTGCTGATGCAGCAGCTGCTGCCAGATCCGCACAACCAACGGGTAGCACCTTCTCAACAACCAAAGTGCGGACTAAGTTCCCCTTCCTTCTAAAATTTCCCCTTCGTGAGTATCAACATATTGGTTTGGATTGGCTTGTGACCATGTATGAGAAGAAACTTAATGGAATCCTAGCAGATGAAATGGGTTTGGGGAAGACCATCATGACCATTGCTCTTCTTGCTCACCTAGCATGTGAAAAAGGAATATGGGGTCCTCATCTTATTGTTGTCCCAACTAGTGTCATGCTAAACTGGGAGACTGAGTTTCTTAGATGGTGTCCTGCTTTCAAAATCTTGACATATTTTGGCAGTGCTAAAGAGCGAAAGATTAAAAGGCAAGGCTGGTTAAAGCCAAACTCATTTCATGTATGTATCACAACTTACAGACTCGTTATACAAGACTCCAAAGTTTTCAAGCGTAAGAAGTGGAAATACCTAATTTTAGATGAAGCTCATCTAATAAAGAATTGGAAATCGCAGAGATGGCAGACACTTCTCAACTTTAACTCAAAACGGCGTATACTTTTGACTGGTACACCATTGCAGAATGATCTCATGGAGCTGTGGTCTCTAATGCATTTCTTGATGCCTCATATTTTTCAGTCTCACCAAGAATTTAAAGATTGGTTCTGTAATCCTATTTCTGGAATGGTTGAGGGACAAGAAAAGGTTAATAAGGAAGTTGTTGATCGCTTGCATAATGTCCTTCGTCCCTTTATTCTCCGCCGTTTGAAAAGGGATGTGGAGAAGCAGCTTCCTTCAAAACATGAGCACGTAATTTATTGTAAGCTCTCGAGGAGGCAGCGTAATTTGTATGAAGACTTCATTGCTAGTTCAGAGACACAAGCCACTCTAgctagttcaaatttttttgggatgataagtgTAATAATGCAACTTCGTAAGGTGTGCAATCATCCTGACTTATTTGAAGGACGTCCAATAGTGAGCTCCTTTGATATGAGTGGTATTGATATGCACTTGAGCTCTTCCATTTGCTCGATGCTTTCACCTGGTATATTTTCAACTATCAACCTTGGTGCTTTGGGGTTGTTGTTTACACATCTTGATTTTTCAATGACGTCTTGGGAGAGTAATGATGTTCAATCCATGGCTACCCCGTCAAGCTTGATTGAGGGTCGTGTGTCTCTGATTCATGATGAAGAAACTTCTCTAGGACTTAAACGGAATAAGAAGTTTCATGGAACAAACATATTTGAGGAGATCCAAAAGGCACTTGCTGAGGAGAGACTGAGAGAAGCAAAGGAGAGAGCAGCAGCTATTGCACGGTGGAATTCCATAAAGTGTAAGCAGAAACCTGTATATTCTACAAGTCTTCGGGAGATTGTTACTGTGAAAAATCCAGTTCATGGCATTTACTGTCAAAAAAGTAATCCCATGTCATTTTTGTACTCCGCTAGGCTTGCGGAATCAATACTGACACCAGTTGAGAGATTCCAACAAATGGTTGATCAGGTTGAGACATTCATGTTTGCAATTCCTGCTGCACGTTCCCCAGCACCTGCTTGCTGGTGCAGTAAACCAGGAACTGCCATATTTTTCAGTCCAACCTTTAAGGAGACATGTTCTGAGGttctttctcctcttctcaCTCCTTTTCGCCCAGCCATTGTTAGAAGGCAAGTCTACTTTCCAGATAGGCGGCTTATACAATTTGACTGTGGAAAGCTGCAGGAGCTTGCAGGTTTATTGAGGCGTTTAAAATCAGAAGGTCACCGTGCATTAATTTTCACCCAGATGACAAAGATGCTTGATGTTTTAGAAGCTTTCATTAATTTGTATGGTTACACTTACATGCGTTTGGATGGTTCTACTCCGCCAGAAGAGAGACAAACTTTGATGCAACGTTTCAACACGAATCCAAAGATTTTCCTGTTTATTTTATCAACCCGTAGTGGTGGAGTTGGCATCAACTTGGTGGGTGCAGACACAGTCATCTTTTATGATAGTGACTGGAACCCAGCTATGGATCAACAAGCTCAAGATCGCTGTCATAGAATAGGCCAGACCCGTGAAGTACACATTTATCGATTGATAAGTGAGAGTACCATTGAagagaatattttgaaaaaggCAAACCAGAAGCGTGCTCTGGATGATTTGGTTATACAGAGTGGAAGTTACAACACTGAATTCTTCAAGAAACTAGATCCAATGGAATTGTTCTCCGGCCACAGAACAGTTTCCTTAAAGAATATTGAAGTAGTGAAGAACAGCAATGTCACTGAGGTTCAGCTTTCTAATGCTGACGTTGAGGCTGCTTTGCAAAATGTAGAAGATGAGGCAGATTACATGGCTCTGAAGAAAGTTGAAGAGGAAGAGGCAGTAGACGATCAGGAGTTCACTGAAGAAGCAATTGTCAGGTTGGAAGATGATGAACTTGGTAATGATGATGAGACGAAGGCTGATGAGCATGCTGATCATGAAGTGCCAGTTACAACATTGAGTAAAGAACTTGTGGCAACGTCAAATGTTAGCAATCCATTAAAAGAACAAGCAATTACTTTTGCTAGTAAAGAAGATGACATTGACATGCTGGCTGATGTCAAACAGATGGCAGCAGCAGCAGCTGCTGCCGGACAAGCTATCTTGTCTTTCGAGAGTCAGCTACGTCCAATTGATCGGTATGCTGTACGTTTTCTGGAGTTATGGGACCCTATCATAGACAAGACAGCTATCGAGTCACAAGGTCATTTTGAAGAAACTGAATGGGAATTGGATAGAATTGAAAAGTTGAAGGAAGATATGGAAGCAgagattgatgatgatgaagagcCTTTAGTTTACGAGA GTTGGGATACTGATTATGCAACTGAGGCATACAGACAACAGGTTGAGACTTTGGCAAAGCATCAG TTGAAGGAGGAGCTGGAAGCTGAAGCCAAAGAGAAAGAGCTTGCGGAATATGAGAACTCCATGGG GCATACATCTTCTGTTCCAAAAACCAAATCGAAGAAGAAGGCGAAGAAAACAAAGTTCAAATCTTTGAAAAAAGGAGGTCTAGCTTCTGAACGGCAATCTTTGAAGGAAGAGTCTTCTATAGAGTTGATGCCCATAGATGATGATAATCTATCCAGTGAGCCAGTTACGACGCCGGATTCTGCTCAAGAGAAGAAGCGTAAACTTCCAAGATATGATGAGGATGTGAAAGGCGCCAAGAAgtctaaaaaaatgaaaaagtccTCTGAGGTATCTTCTCTGGTAATACATTCAACATATCTTGGAAAGAGGCAGGTTGAATCTAAAGAATTGAAACAGTATGATGTTGGCACGATGAACATTGAACTCAAACCAATAAGCAGAAGCAAGATGGGAGGGAAAGTCTTAGTCAGTCCAATACCTGTTAAACGAGTCTTTTCTATTAAATCAGAAAGGCCAATTAGGAAAGGTAAAACATGGTCTAAAGATTATTTTCCATCAGCTGATTCATGGTTGCAACAAGAAGATGCAGTACTTTGTGCTTCTGTTCATGAGTATGGTCCTCACTGGAGTTTGGTGAGTGATATCCTGTATGGAATGACTGCTGGCGGTGCTTATAGAGGAAGATATCGTCACCCTCTTCATTGTTGTGAGAGGTTTAGGGAACTCGTACAGAGATATGTATTATCTGCTGCAGACAATGTAAATGATAGATCCAACAATACTGGTTCTGTTAAAGGTCTTCTCAAAGTGACTGAG GAAAATGTTCGACTGGTGTTGGATATTGCATCAGAAATTCCAGATCACGAGCCACTTGTTCAAATACATTTCTTTGCCCTTCTTTCTTCCGTGTGGAAAGTGCAGAAAAACCTCAAAAAGACGTTCTCATCTTCCCAGAATGGATTCTTTCATTCTGGAAGTTTATTTTCACCAATTATGAACCGTGTTTCAACGAATCACTCAATGGGTCCACCGATAAGGAGATTTTCTAATTCAAGTTTATGCACCAAGTTAGTAGCAATTGCTCTTTCTGATCAGCAGAGTGCACAGAGTGATGAGAGAGTCCGCATCTGTGACCAGAGAGAGGAAGTTTCTTTTCCTTCTGAGCATTTGGATATTACACTGGAATTTGGGGCAGAGAAAGATGATAAGACAATTCCCTTGCTACATCCGGTAACTGTCAAAATACTTGGTCCTGAATCTTCATTGTTTCCAAGAATGACAACAGCTGAGCATCATCATTTCAAGTCTTCCCAGATTATGGCTGAAAACCGATTCTG GGCTGCATCAAGTAGTGAAGTTTGTTTGGATTGGGCTTCCCTTGCTTTTCCTATTAGGGATGCCAAGTCACGCACTCCGTTGAAATCACAATTTTTGGGGAAGCATAAGCCCTCTGATTCGGTGAAGGTATCGAAATCTAAGTCCAGAAAGATTTTAATGGAATCTAGTGACGTTGGTCATACCAAGGATCAATTGTTTCCGCCAATGCCATCTGTGTCTGATGATTCCTGTCCAACAGCTGATGTGGGGTTTTCATTCCTTACAGAAAGTGGAAATGATTTCGAAGATAGGACCCTGTTAGATCTAAATCCGATATTTAATGCAGGGAGTGAGGATGTACTCCGTCATGATTATGTTCCCGAATTTATATCAGGACTTGATGATTGGTCGGTGTTTCCTGAGTTCACAGATATCGGGTAG